A genomic stretch from Pomacea canaliculata isolate SZHN2017 linkage group LG2, ASM307304v1, whole genome shotgun sequence includes:
- the LOC112558389 gene encoding uncharacterized protein LOC112558389: MAVYSSLWLAMAALVVTCVRAELSANSTAMPEEEAFVLDVIMDAPKEDVYFLFDIKGTQLTSNDVNKAFEGLPVLYKFKVVGGHRCVVVLRSVPGDRAALRDLVIPQATDVEVFMAEHFSDLLSYYDVLGKQDKEPLLLEDENLYMSTITIREEGMNLTMFKNNLKEFFRATLAANFFDIRGFHLNGLLPFTFISFMRISPHRNDRALIGMSDYVGGPYQMVINTRPIVNI, encoded by the exons ATGGCTGTCTATTCATCTTTGTGGTTGGCTATGGCTGCGCTGGTGGTGACGTGTGTCagagcagagttgtctgccaACTCTACAGCGATGCCGGAAGAGGAAGCGTTTGTACTTGACGTCATCATGGACGCCCCCAAGGAAGACGTGTACTTCCTGTTTGATATCAAGGGTACACAACTCACTAGCAATGATGTTAACAAAGCTTTTGAAGGACTTCCCGTGCTCTACAAATTCAAG GTGGTAGGAGGCCATCGCTGTGTCGTCG TCTTGAGAAGCGTGCCTGGTGACCGCGCTGCACTCAGGGACCTCGTCATCCCCCAGGCCACAGACGTGGAGGTGTTCATGGCTGAACACTTCAGCGATTTGCTCAGTTACTACGATGTGTTGGGCAAACAGGACAAGGAGCCTTTACTCCTAGAAGATGAGAACCTGTACATGTCTACAATCACCATACGGGAAGAAG GTATGAACTTGACCATGTTTAAAAACAACCTCAAGGAGTTCTTCAGAGCGACACTTGCAGCCAACTTCTTCGATATCCGCGGGTTTCATCTCAACGGGTTGCTTCCCTTTACG TTTATCTCATTTATGCGCATTAGTCCGCATCGCAATGACAGAGCTCTGATAGGAATGTCAGACTATGTTGGTGGACCTTACCAGATGGTCATAAACACACGACCCATCGTCAACATCTGA